DNA sequence from the Coffea eugenioides isolate CCC68of chromosome 9, Ceug_1.0, whole genome shotgun sequence genome:
ACCTGCACAGGCACGGAGAACTGTTCCAAAACTATAAAGGTCAACCTCATCCATGTGCTTATAAAGCTCAACAACCTTTTCAAAATCACCCTTTTGGCAATAACCTCCAAGTAATGCACACCATGAAACTGCATTCTTCTCTATCATTCTATCAAAAACAAGCTGAGATTCATTAACCAATCCACACTTCGCATACATATCCACCAAACTACTCTCAATGAACACATTTCCAGAGAATCCAGCTGCAATTGCCTTAGCATGAACTTGTCTACTATGCTTCAACCATCCTAAATTCCCCAAAGCAGTCAAAAGGCTCCCGAACGTAAAGCCATCGGGAAATAACCCACCCTTCCTATGCATCCTATAAAAAAATCCAAGAGCTTTCTCATACAAGTCATTCCTTGTATAAGCAGAAATCACCGAAGTCCAACAGATTGCATCCGGGTCAATCAACTCATCAAACAATTTCCGCGAATCACCTGGCTCATAATTTCTCCCATACATATCAATCAAAGCACTAGCAATGACATGATTAAACTGAAACCCACACTTTATCACAACCCCATGAAAGCATTTCCCCAATCTCAACTCTCCAAGTTCTGCACACGCTTTAATAACAGCAGACAAGGTAAACCCGTTTGGCTCAACTCCACAACCCACCATTTCCATATACAAATCAATCGAAAACCCGGGCTTTCCCATGCGAATATACCCCGATATTATTGAACTCCAAGACACAACATCCTTGTAAAACAATCCATCAAACACCTTCCGGGTGTCCCGGAAATTCGGACACAGTTTGAAGTACAGAGCCAGCAGACTGTTTCCTACGAAACGGTCTGTTTCCAGGCCAGATTTGATGACATGGGCATGGAATTGAAGGCCCTGTGAGAAGGAAGATAACTTGGTGCATGCTTGAATTAGAGTTGCGTAGAGTATTGGGGGTTGTGAGGAGACTTTGCTGAAGTCTGAATGTGTGCAGTTTAGGAGGTGAATTGCATCAGAAAGATAACCAGATCTGCAGCGATGGATGATTTGGGAGGTTGCAGGAGGTGGGATTGAGGTGGGTCTGGGAGACCTGGGGAGAAGAAAGGAGCTGTAATGTCGTTGCAAGAATTGCTTCATCAATAGTCATGGGAGGAAGGAAAGGTAATTGCATGCTAGTGTGAAACCAAcagatttttgaaaatttggcggctCTTTGGCTGGTTGAGATCAAAGGCTCAAGGTTCTgagaatcacaaaaataacaTAGAACCATATGAAGTCTGTTTGGAtatggattttatttccaaataTTATTCAGCTTGCATTATAagcatatttttcaatcaactTCTTATATTATCGGTCACCTTTTATTTCAAATATATCATATCATATTATAAAAAAGTGCTAAAGTATTATTCAAATAATTTCTCTAAATAATCTCCTACCCAAACATTATTATAGTGAACTAGTTCTTGAAAAATagtattatataaattataaatgttAATAAAATATCAGTTTTGGAGATGATAATTTGTCCTAAGTCTCAATGGGCTATCATGCTCACATGGAGTTTGAGTGGGATGGGATTGCTAGGGATGGGTTTAGTAATTTTGAAGTTTGGCCTAATAGGACCTATCAATTAAtggaaatttttggaaaaacaCCTGAGTTCTCATTGGGACCCAAATATCTCATGAGAAATTTAATTCTTGTCTAAACAATTTGCAAACCAAAAATACACCTCCAGAGACCTGATAGATGAAGAATACACAGCTACAATTTCCATAAGTACCAGTATTTTGTCTCATAATATTTAAGGAATTAAGAAATCTGATAATGTgtataataatcataattacAAGTCTTTTTACATTTTCATAGGAATTTTTTCTCAACTAAAATTTAGAAACAttggaaataaaaaataatatatatatatatatatatatattataagttATATATGAAAAACAATAAGGTTGCATTTGGACTGAGGGATTTTAGGAAGGATTTGAAATTCTCTCAAATTTCTCTAATTGTTTAGATTATTTTGGaggtatttgaatttgtaaattGTAAATTATTATAGTATTTACAATATATTTTAATAATTGATCAATTATAAACTCAAATTTCTCTTAAATAATCTATGCAACTAAAGCAACTTGGATGGAGTTTAAATCATTCATCAAATTTCTTAATTCAATCGAAGCCTAAAAGAAGAATTCAATAAAAATGCAGTTTTTCCATTCGTGACACGTGAATTACCTAAACACTTTATTCTTCAAAAGGAtatgaaatgaagaagaaggccaataaagaaaatgaaatactGAAGTTATTACAAAGGAGTAAAAGGACAAACTGGGTACATTTTGATTTTTCCTATAGTGCTCGGATTGCTAAGGCTTGAAAATCTGCTAAATTTACCAAACGAGAAGTGGATACTGGATATATCTGTATAGAAGGCTTAACTGGGAGAGCAGGTGTCAAAGTACTAGTACTGTTTTGATGAAAAGACTCACTTAGCATCATGTATTCATTTATTGCAGGAAAGTATCaagattaaaaaaagaaaaaaaaaaaaagaagtgcaGTTTGTCCATGACCAAAAAGTTTAACCATGTAGGCTTTAATTTATTTGAACATTTCTTGTGATTTTATTTGCATGTAATAGCTGCCAAATGTCCAGACCCCTTTAAGATCAATGAGGTCATCGTTGTTATctaacaaaaggaaaaggaaaaagaatgaagaagaaaggaggaagaaaTTGATTGAAATCCACTTCTGTTTCTGCATTGAACAAGAAATGTAACACATAATCATGCTCATTACAAATTGCATTGACAAGCATGCACGGCATTATTGCCACAAAATATCGAGTGATCAACTCTTATCCACAAACATCAATGCATGATGTGATTAGCGACAAAGAAATTGTTAACCATCACAATTTTCATCTCATCCGTTCACTGTCAGGTGCCTATCTTTTTCAATATTTGGTTCCTAGACtccaatttttttaatattgttAAACTCTGACCGGATAGCGACTCGGTTAAATCAGGGGTAAACTGATCAGATCGGTTAGACCGTTCTCAAAAATTCGCTTTATATCAGCACAATGTTATAattgtttttatattttttataagtttcaaaaatattgaaattgagTTCTTGGTTATATTCGGacaataatataaaatgttccaaaaatattaaacttgcaatcaaatatacacataataattatatataaaatgtAAATTCATGACTAAAATATGTCCATTCTCCAAAACTACttgaaaattaaattaaaacaaattaatgcTAGTTGGAATCATTGATGCTAAATTGATAAGATGATAGAGATGAAAACATCTTGATTTAGAGATCATTCAAAAAAACGAATGATTTTGGTATTTACACTAAATAGATGGTGTTTTCTTATtcctattaataaatgaaagtgTTAAAATTTAGCTAATTCAAATTATGTttggagaaaataaaaaagagtagCTTGAGAACGAGATCAACCAGTCAAACGGAATCATTGGTTTAAcctttttttacaatttttattaaaataattttgtactacaaatcaattcaaaaaaaaaaaaggtcggTTTACAATCGGATCAGTCCTGATCGATTTACGATCGGACCGGTCCGATCTGAATCTAACAATACTGAATTTTTTAGACTCTGGAAAGTGACAATTCATCAACTCGTTTAATTCTTTCTGGTATATATGAAGTGAAGACTGAGTATCGGCTAAGCATGAGCCCTTATGTTCTTCAAAAGTAATTGCCAAAAAGGGTTTGAAATTTATGGCATTTTAACAACTCTCTGAAGACGCCATTGAAGAACAGCAGTAGGATGTAATGGTGCCACCCGGATTCCACTTCAGCAATTTTGGCCTCCCTACATGATACAGCAGActagtttgacaaaaaaaaacaaaaaaaaaacataatacAGCAGACTATCTGAGGCCCACGTGTAAGGCAGAGATTTCATGGCTATCACTTCAAGATGGTTGTACCATGTAACATGTAACTGTCTAAACAACTCCACGCGTACGGCTGAGTGATAAGAAATAATCCAAGGCCATAATGATTTTGTCTCTACCGGAAACAAATCTGGACTAAACTTAAGTTGGATGacactttgaagaaattttggagCCTTCAGATACGGATAAATTAGGCTGTGTGTTCATAAAACTgaagtttaaaaattaaaatttaaaatttaaaatttaaaatctaaatttattaaattattaaatattaaatttaatatatttgaaCACATATCAcgttcagtgataagtgaatagtttattacTTAATAGcaaattttgtttagaaaattcagtatcatttaattaattcaaatatttaattttttattatcaaacggtTTGTATATattaaaatctgaatccattaaatttaagtgctaaaTTAGACTATCAAACAGGGTCTTAATGTGCacttctttgcattttcttgtcATTTGGACAGTGAGATATTGTACCTGTAAATCTTTTGCTATTTCGCTGCTTTTGGTTCTTAATACTAGACCTCTAATTGGAAGTCTCATCAGAAAGAAtttcactattaaaataaaaaaaatactatatatatatatatatatatataatcgagcAACTTATGAACTAATGAGTTAAATTTCTCTGAGTTCGAATTTGACTTAGTCGATTCGAGCTTAACTTGAACTCGATATTGAACGAATTTGATTCAAATTTTGACTGAACCGAGTCACAAGCAACTTGATTCTTTTGCAGCCTTGGTTTGATATTGAAAAGTTTCTGGCAAGAATGTGATCGATTgcaagagaaaagaaattaaattgcTTAATCAATTTTAGAGTCAACAAACAAGATGCAAACACAATCCAAGGCAATTTATTAACATCACAAACTGAAACGCCCAAACATTCATCTGTACAGTCACTTTCCGAGCAGAAGATATTGAAAACAATTCAAATTAAGAATGAATGATTTTAATATCATGTCcacaattctttcctttttttattgtTCCCCTTTTTGTGCTCTCTTAGATCTCAAAGTTTCCCAGTTTTTATGCAACCCATGTGATTTCCTTTTCAATGTTTCCCCATATTTGCTTTCCAAAATTAGTGACACAGCTAAACAGTAGGATACCTGTTTCCTATCTTCAGTTTTTTAGTGAACCACATTAAAGTTGTTCGTTGCCACACAACTCATAattactccctccctttttttataactgacgtttaaggttttgcacaccaattaagaaaagtttttcattgcttaaatctgtacactactttccttttgtaccctcattaattgtccaattcaCCCATGTTTTCTCTCACTAGAATACGGAGGGGCAGATAATTACTAGGGTTGTTACAAAGAGAGAAGCAATAATTactaggagtagtaattaagaaccctgtattggaaaagagagataaaagagtaaaattgtgaaaaaataataaatactgtatggggataataaaatgacagataaaagtacactagagcaaatttcttaaacgtcagttataaaaaaagggagggagtagtTGTTAAGAAATTAATGTATTCTGTCTTCTGGTGCAAATGAGCTGAACTCAATTGAACTATTTGCtaatttttttggtcaaaactCGAGTTTGAGTTCGAATTTGAGCAGTTCAAATAACTTGATGAATTAGAGTTTTGAGCTTAATATGAAAGGCTTAAACGCTTGTTAAGCTCAGCTGAATTTCAAacttatataaatatttttgaatcTTTTAAATTTATTGGTGTGAAATGTCTATCATATCAATTGTATAAAAATGATATAAATATACTAATATACGGCACTGAAACTCAATTGAGTTGGATTTGGTTCGGTTGAACTTGAGTAAGGTAAAAGAATATCAAGTTAAACTTGACCTTTAAGGATTCGACAAACTTGATCTCAAACATTTTAATTCAAGTAgactcaaaaaattttttttttaagtgaggggatttgaattcaaaatctctTACTTATAATTCATTTCATcttaccacccaacccaacccaacccccTTCTCTCAAGTAGACTcaaccttttttcttttaatgggAGGTTTTGAATCTAAAACCCCCTATTTACAATCCATTTCATCTTACTACTCAACCTATAACCCGATCCTCCCCTCAATTAGTTAACCTAGCAGTCAACTTGATTACATCCTatccttcaaatttttttatgtAGATTTTATGAATTCTTCTGGATGGAACCAAATCCAAAATGTCCACCAACCCAAGTGCTAAataaatagtaattttttttcgGAGATGACAACTGTTGTATAACTTAATCTATCCTACAttagggggagggggaggatTTAAGGAGGTTCAGGGATAATCCGgaggggactgaaccaccaccggACTAGACGGGTATATTACGCACCCGCCTGAATTTTTTTGAAGGCCACTTTAAATTTGGCAATTAGTGGGAGGCAAGGGTTCAAGGTCCCATCCCGCCAAGCCTTAATGACTGGATGGTGGCCGGCTGGTGGTTGTTGCCAAATAAATAGTAATAGCTAACGCAAAATATAGCAATATACAAAATGCAAAGTCAATCAAGAGAGATCCAACAACCACtgggccaatggctcagtggccaccagagagggacttaagtccctccttGGGTTGTTGGTGAGGGTTCAAACCTCACCAgcagcgaaaaaaatctaagggtTGTGCCATAGCACTCCCTTTGGtctagttgggtctgtatacccactagCCCCTATCacagcctccttaggctccccctccccctagattaggatagaataGGTTATACAATGTATttttgctgacaaaaaaaaataaaaaatcaagagAGATCCAACAGAACTTTGTCCAACTTCTAACTCCTCCCTTCTACTCTTTTGCCTATAAATAGAGCCCAAAACTCCAACCCCACAGCTCACACCTGCTCAAAAGCCTTCACAAAACAAAACCTTTTAGCAAGCAACAAATAACCTCTCTCAACCGCTCAATAACTCCATCACTCTTCAgccaagaaaatcaagaaaaatcatGGTTTGCTTCTGTTTTCTAGTTGATCAGACAAGGAAGGTGAGGAGGAGCAAACCGGCGGCCGGAATTTGCTCAAGATGCGGGGGAGGAGCTAGTGTGGCTGATATGAAGACTGCTACAAGATTCTGCCATGTACCCTTTTACTGGAAGACTTGGAGGGCTATAATATGTACATTTTGTGGAGCAATTCTCAGGTCTTACCGCTGAAAACAGAGCAGTTGAATCGTTGCTGCAGTTTTAGATACTTCCACTAATTAATATGAGTGTTTTGTACTGAATTTGACAGGTTCTTTTTCATGGATTGTTCATCATGATTATAGATATTGGTTTAGATGTACTAActtatttttagtttctagaAAACAGAATAGGAAATAATCTGTTTCTGAGCTTATGAGAGATTTTTAATGTTGATTCTATATTTCTATTTTCATCTGTTGCCACTTGCCACTTGCCGTGAGTGGTGTGAAAGAAGGCCTTATTTATTGGTTTCATCTGTTTTCTTCACCTTCCTTCTTCTCATTCTGCAGCTGAAAGTATCAATCTTACATAAGACTTTCTGAAAAAATTTATGTCCAGAATGATACATATCTGGAATTGTGATCCATGATAACTTGTAGACAAACTTAATTGATTCAACTATTTTATCAGTAATCTTCAGGGAAAATTTTGGCTTATTTATGTTTATTTGAGTtttttaaacccaaaaaaaaaaaagtgccacCAAGCCTTTTCATTTTCTGTGAGATTATTTAGAGGGGGAgggaataaaaaaaatgaataaaaatacagaatgaagtgaaaaaaatCTCATTTGGAGGTCCGGAGCAATCTTGATGTACAAATCTTTCATTATCAGGGGTGAAAGGCTAATCACAAATCTAACCTTAGGGTGAAAGACTTGCTAGACTATATAATATACACTAGACTAATGCAGGATTGAAAGATGAATCCAGGCATTATAAATGCacaacagaaaattaaaatgaatggtaCATTTCTCTCGTATAGTAGTGTTACTGCACTAGTTGTTCTTATTTCACGTCAAACTACAGCATATTAGGAAAGAAAACAATAATTTGAAATGATGTGTTTGGCTAGCGTATTATTTAAAATAgttattgtaacactttttgtgatgtgatatatgagAGATAAAATGAtaattgagaatataaaaatatgaattaaaaGATATGCTTATAATATAAGCGAAATATTATGTAAAATAATTCAGCAATCCATACACACTTGACATGAAAAGTATGAGCTGTGGAAGTGGGAATCAGTCAAAGATATAGGCAAATATGGCCCCTTGGAAAAACAGTTACAACTTAATTACACACCTCCGCATCTATCTAGCTCAGCATCATTAACTCTCTAAATCGagtttatttaataaaaaaattaaatgagttCGATTTCAGTCGTCATCACAGGTCAAGAAATGTCGACCATTACctatttttaataatatatttgtGTTCTTCGATACAGATCATATACCAACACAATTTTTAAAGTGATAGCAAAATTCTACTTTTTACGTGCAAGTAATCCCACAaactatttttatttattatgttTGTGATCTTTGATAGAGATTGTGTACCAACATAATCTTCAAAGCGACAACAAAATTCGATTTTTACGAGGAAGGAATCTGTTCCACTCAAGTAAAACCTACTTGTGTTTCCCTCTCCAAACCGAGTGATCCCACATAACAATGGACAGGGCATACATTTCTCACAACAATCAAAGCAAGGCTGGCCTCCATAGGCCGGATTGTACGTTCGATTTCTCACATCACTTTTGGCTAAAGCACAATCTTGGGGCAACTTGGTGGTCCGTTTACACAGACATAGACAAAAATATTATTACCTACGCCGTAAATTTTTGTATGTATTGGATACAGGGCAAGTCTAGCTGAATTTTAttcatatcttttttttttttttttttttgtcaacacaggggtgtccgggtcaagacccgaaggcggcccgactaatcccctgcgcctGAAGTACCCCGCCCCCCAAGAGCACCCAAGCGGTATGTGAGGCCAGACTCGAACCTGTGCCACCCCGAAATGATGTAATTCttataaattttgacaaaaattcaCGTATATTAAATCGATACcgtatatttttctataaaaatttcgaaaaatagcaattcaaagaGACATTTGATTGTAGAAAATTATTGTTAGCTGTTTCTCTCAAGTCTCCTAACCCCCAGCCCTCTTGGCGGGGCCGATTCAGTGGACCTGTTAGGCTATGTTGCAGCAGAGGAGAATTAGGTTAGGGTCAGATAGATCACATGCTATACCCTTTCGAATGAGAAATTGCAGCTGTATTTTTTTGCCGCACATTGAATTCAATCAATGTAAGTAACATCAAACAGTTCATCTTCCATGTTGAGAATTTCTTGCAAGTGCTGCCGCCATATTAAAGCATGATGGTGCCAACATCATGGGACGGCCAGGGCCCCGAGGATTACAGCTTTCATCATAAATTTTGTGTTGGTTGGTTGTTCACGGTTCACTGTTCTCCTCGGTTTGCTCAAACTGTTTGGCCTGGCACGTAGAGCAGAGTTATGGGCTGCCATTCTTCTGGCATTGCCAATTCTTGTATGAAAGCTTTTGACTTCAGAATGTAACAATTTTCTATAAAAATATCCTTCTCTACAGTAAAGGGGTATAAATGTTTTATTGAACTcctcacctctctctctctgtctctctctctctctctatatatatatatagttcaGTCAGCACATTTTCAGTTCAAGCTTAAGCAACCTTAGGCTAAAGTGCATTAGTTTCTTTACTAATTTTTTCCCATTATCTGTTAGGATTTCAACAATGGGAAATTCCCATGTAGCATATATCTTAGGTATAGCATGTTTTAGGTGCCAAGTTCTTGAAAAAATGTCTAGTTTCTGGTGCCATGTGCATGAGAAATCCTTCTCATACTACGACTTGTGTGCATAACCTACCGCTAATATTATTACGCTGCTGTTGCATGATTTTGGACCGTGTCAGTTTGAGAGAATAGTGATCGACCTacctttcttggaaattgtcgCAGACCTACTTGAGTCCCTTGAGTAATATGGCCAATTGGCTATACATAAAAGATAAGTAACATTTTATtatcgaaaaaaaaaacaaccaacAAAAATTTTCTACGCATTCATTGACGCTGGGAATTTATACCATGTTCCAAGTGGGATGTCAAAGTGTAGTTGACTTTTCTCTGTTGATAAACAACCTATACCCTGTTGTTATCTGGTAGTGTGCGTTAGGTAAATCCTATCTCGTGTAATAGCTCGTTAATTACACGGAAGGATAAGACACACTAAGCAAACCTTGTACGACGGAGGGATATCTTAGGAGAGATTCGAACCCGAATTAGCAAAAATGCATGATATCAACTCTATCATTTGGACCAACTCAAGAGACCTTTTCTTGAAGCAAATTAAAGTGCTTTGACTTGTCTTtgcctctctcttccctcttcATCTTCCTTGCAATGAAGCGCCGAATTCAAGACCGTTTCAGACTTTAAAGTCTTCCCTTTCGCCAATAAATGAAAATGCTGTGAACGATGCATGGGCAAAGTTAATAAAGAGAAGGGTGAAGATACCTTAATAGGACAGATCGGTCTGCCCATATGGTATTAGAGCTTTAACACTCTGGTTATAGGTACTAAACTAATTAATATGTCTACCAAAGTTAAACATAACCAGTCTTTAAAGTGGCAGGAATGATTAGGATTGAGACTTTACAATCAAATGTGTAAGGTTTAAGTGAAGTTGAAAGAGGGTTTGCATAAACATATAACATGGGAGAGAAAACCGACCATGGTAACATGTTTCTTGATCTTTATAAGCAAATTGAAATCCC
Encoded proteins:
- the LOC113783351 gene encoding uncharacterized protein LOC113783351 gives rise to the protein MVCFCFLVDQTRKVRRSKPAAGICSRCGGGASVADMKTATRFCHVPFYWKTWRAIICTFCGAILRSYR
- the LOC113783692 gene encoding pentatricopeptide repeat-containing protein At1g03540; the protein is MKQFLQRHYSSFLLPRSPRPTSIPPPATSQIIHRCRSGYLSDAIHLLNCTHSDFSKVSSQPPILYATLIQACTKLSSFSQGLQFHAHVIKSGLETDRFVGNSLLALYFKLCPNFRDTRKVFDGLFYKDVVSWSSIISGYIRMGKPGFSIDLYMEMVGCGVEPNGFTLSAVIKACAELGELRLGKCFHGVVIKCGFQFNHVIASALIDMYGRNYEPGDSRKLFDELIDPDAICWTSVISAYTRNDLYEKALGFFYRMHRKGGLFPDGFTFGSLLTALGNLGWLKHSRQVHAKAIAAGFSGNVFIESSLVDMYAKCGLVNESQLVFDRMIEKNAVSWCALLGGYCQKGDFEKVVELYKHMDEVDLYSFGTVLRACAGLAAVRPGKEVHCQYLRRGGWRDVIVESALVDLYAKCGCVDFAFRIFSQMPVRNLITWNSMISGFAQNGKGGEAVKMFNEMIKLGVKPDRISFVSVLFACSHSGLLDQGRQYFVSMKDNYGIKAEISHYSCIVDLLGRAGKIEEAEDLINSSEFRNDSSLWAALLGSCTTGTDPTVAERIAKKMMELKPDYHLSYVLLANVYREIGRWNDALELRKQMQNKKVNKMPGMSWVETNSGISFLSYENPSEMPARDLVEEERGSILSVES